Proteins from a genomic interval of Rattus norvegicus strain BN/NHsdMcwi chromosome 2, GRCr8, whole genome shotgun sequence:
- the Tifa gene encoding TRAF-interacting protein with FHA domain-containing protein A isoform X1, producing MSTFEDADTEETVTCLQMTIYHPGQLQSGIFKSIRFCSKEKFPSIEVVKFGRNSNMCQYTFQDKQVSRVQFALQPFKQFNSSVLSFEIKNMSKKTSLMVDNQELGYLNKMDLPYKCMLRFGEYQFLLQKEDGESVESFETQFILSPRPLLQENNWPTQSPIPEDGVYSSYFTHRSSPAEMDENEL from the coding sequence ATGTCCACCTTTGAAGACGCTGATACAGAAGAGACGGTCACTTGTCTCCAGATGACCATTTACCATCCTGGCCAGCTGCAAAGTGGAATATTTAAATCGATAAGGTTTTGCAGCAAGGAGAAATTCCCTTCCATTGAAGTGGTGAAATTTGGACGGAATTCCAATATGTGCCAGTACACGTTTCAGGACAAACAGGTTTCCCGAGTTCAGTTTGCTTTACAGCCGTTTAAACAATTCAACAGCTCGGTTCTGTCGTTTGAAATAAAAAACATGAGCAAGAAGACGAGTCTGATGGTGGACAACCAGGAGCTCGGCTACCTCAATAAAATGGACCTGCCTTACAAGTGCATGCTCCGGTTCGGAGAGTATCAGTTCCTGCtgcagaaggaagatggagagtcAGTAGAATCTTTTGAGACTCAATTTATCTTGTCTCCAAGACCTCTCTTGCAAGAAAACAACTGGCCAACGCAGAGCCCCATACCCGAGGATGGGGTGTATTCTTCCTACTTCACCCATAGAAGTTCTCCTGCAGAAATGGATGAAAACGAGCTGTGA